The following coding sequences are from one Nicotiana tomentosiformis chromosome 3, ASM39032v3, whole genome shotgun sequence window:
- the LOC138907984 gene encoding uncharacterized protein, translating into MVPAPVASLPTQPARGGGQAARGGGQTIRVGGAVRGGDQLARGRPRGGGQGGGAQPHFYEFPATLETESSDAVITGIVPVCHRDASVLFDPGSTYSYVSTYFASYLVVPRDSLSAPVYLSTLVGDSIVVNRVYRSCMITIGSLESSVDLLLDMVDFDVILGMDWLSLYHAMLDCHAKTVTLAMSGLP; encoded by the coding sequence atggttccggcaccagttgcttcactgcccactcagccagctagaggcgggggtcaggctgccagaggtggaggtcagaccattagagttGGAGgcgctgttagaggtggagaccagctggctagaggccgtccgagaggcggaggtcagggtggtggggcccaaccccattTTTATGAATTCCCAGCTACACTAGAGACCGAGTCATCTGACgccgttatcacaggtattgttccagtttgccatagagatgcttcagttctatttgatccgggctctacttattcctatgtatcaacctattttgcttcatatctagttgttcctcgtgattctttgagtgctcctgtttaTCTTTCCacacttgtgggagattctattgttgtaaaTCGTGTCTATCGCTCATGtatgattactattgggagtcttgagtctagtgtagatctccttcttgatatggtagactttgatgttattttgggcatggattggctatcactGTATCATGCTATgttggactgtcacgccaagacggtgaccttagccatgtcggggttgccttga